GCACGCAGATCAGCCGCGGTGCGCTCCCTCAGTGACGCCTCATCACCCCTACCGAAGCGGCGAGGTTAGCTGGGAGAGCAGTTCAAGGGATTCCGTATCCGTGTTCCGAGAGGTCGAACCAGTTGCCCTCCGGGTCGATAGCCCGGTACTCGGCGTACGGCCGTTTCGACGCGCGGAGTGCGGGCTCTTCAAGGCCGGCCTCGGTCAGGGCCGTTCGGGTCCCGTCCACATCGTCCAAGTGGAAGCCGAAGTGGTTCAGGCCCAGTGGCGCCTCGCCTGCCATCTGGTGTTTCAGCACGGCGAGCGTCAGATACCC
Above is a genomic segment from Streptomyces sp. NBC_01233 containing:
- a CDS encoding VOC family protein, translating into MTRPRIRHLALYASNPEALTGFYREKFGMEVIMSDPDGNHFLSDGYLTLAVLKHQMAGEAPLGLNHFGFHLDDVDGTRTALTEAGLEEPALRASKRPYAEYRAIDPEGNWFDLSEHGYGIP